The genomic interval aattttttttttaaataataattttacatataattataaagtatataaatactgtataattactttaaaaaagaatgggttttactattaaataattaatttttttatataaattctatattttatttatttattttaaataattacgcaatgataataattataaatatctttaaaaaaaaaaattgtttcccATGTTTGCAATCTGATGACGTGGCAGTCTCGCAGGCTGGATGGAACGGAACAGCGTTACAGAAGGGTGATTGATAGAACAAAAGAATGTAAAAACGTATACGAAATTTGGAAGGGCAGAGACGATGATCATCACTTCTGGCCCCACTTCCTTTTGTCTCTTCAGCCCACTAACCAAAGCTCACCACATCATCTCACGTGGGACCAACACGTCTCACTCTCTATATAGCTTAATCCCCAAACTACCCCTCCTTACCATACTGTTTGTTTGTTTAACCGTGATTAGCAcaaattattaatgtttttttatttttgggatcaGGTTGCAATTGGCTTAGAAGTTGCAGCTTAAAAAGGCCTGGACTTTAGAATCTAGATGTCATCTGGACATTTTACCCATATAGCAAAGCTTGGTGGGTAGTGGCTATAAAGAAGGGCAGTGCatatctcatcttcttccttgttTTCTCAGAggtatcttcttcttcttcttttagagagagagagagagagagagagagatggggaatTGTCAAGCCATTGATGCAGCAACATTAGTGGTACAACATCCAAGTGGGAAAATGGACAAATATTATTGGCCTGTGAGTGCTAATGAGATCATGAAGATGAATCCGGGTCACTATGTTGCTCTTCTCATCTCCACCACCTTATGTCCTTCTAATAATGACAAGGAAGAATGCCAGGTTAAGAATAATGACAACAACCACAACAGCAAAAACCAGCAGGTTCGTTTGACTAGGATTAAGCTTCTCCGGCCGACAGACACTCTTGTTCTTGGCCAAGTTTATAGACTCATCACCACTCAAggtttgttttagttttttttttttttttattatttgttgggGAGAGATTTTTGAGGTCTGTGCTTAGTTTAGTGCTTAATCTGACATGGAAATCCAATTTTCTTTGTGGGTTTCAGAGGTCATGAAAGGTTTGCGGGCAAAGAAGCAggcaaagatgaagaaaaactaTTCAGAATCAGCAGAGAAGCCAGAGAGGGTGGTGAAAGAGAAGCCGGATTCACGACCAGACACAGCAGCAGCTAGAACATCTGAACTGGTGAAGGACAACCATGTAAAACTTCATTaaacagaaattttttttttttttttttcagaataatCTCTGTAcaatttttgtttagtttttttagattttatttttcccttttaaagACAAGTTGAAGCAGAGATACCTGATCAGATCCTTCGAGTCAGCTTTGGTTCTGATTGTTAAGtatcttaacttattttatggtttaattaaAGTTCTTGAGTACAATGTCACCCAGACAACTTACATTAAACTAATCATATTATATTTACTGACTAATTTAAAAGATTAGGAACTCTTGGAACTGGatgagtatataaatatgatatgCTTGAGCTCCCTTACAGAGGCTAGCTAGATGATTATTGGCTATAATTTCGTAAATATgttcattaattattatgagTACACATCAGGTGACAACACATGAGAGACAACGATCGAGGACAGCAGCATCAAATACCTCTGCAACAGCCAGGCCAAGAACATGGCAACCATCTTTACAAAGCATCTCAGAGGCTGCAAGTTGACCATGCTTTTAACATGTTAAGGAGAGAAGAGCAGTGGGGTTACTGCATGACAACTAAAACCTCTGACAAATAATTTTGGGGGTATTCTGGGAGGCCAATTGTGATCTTGAGAGATCAAAGACTTCTTTTTTGAATTGTTGATCTGGGTAATGTAATGCATAGCTGTGTATAGCAAAGGGGCACATATCCAACATTAGTGTAATTGAGTGCTTTTCTGAAATGAGATTAGACTCCATGTTATAGATAATTGCTCTAGTGCAacacttgatatatatatatatatatatatatatatatatatatatatattaaagaaggccagaatttagaagaaaaaaaaaacaagaagaaatcaTTTTTAGTAAGCTGAATCCACTATGATGGTTAAACTAAAATCTTCTGAAGAGGGTAAAAGCAGCAGATATTAAGCGTTGTTTCTGCTATGGTCCTTTTAAATGTCATGTCTGGCTAACTATCTCCATCATTTGGGCAGCCATGCATCCTAAGAACAGAAAACAGTTGAGAGACAAATAGTTTTAGAGTTGCAGAAAGTTCAGCTTTTCGATACCAGCGTACAATAATTCTGATATATAGAATCGAGCGAAGAACAAACAGATAACTGAT from Juglans regia cultivar Chandler chromosome 2, Walnut 2.0, whole genome shotgun sequence carries:
- the LOC108999173 gene encoding uncharacterized protein LOC108999173; this translates as MGNCQAIDAATLVVQHPSGKMDKYYWPVSANEIMKMNPGHYVALLISTTLCPSNNDKEECQVKNNDNNHNSKNQQVRLTRIKLLRPTDTLVLGQVYRLITTQEVMKGLRAKKQAKMKKNYSESAEKPERVVKEKPDSRPDTAAARTSELVKDNHVTTHERQRSRTAASNTSATARPRTWQPSLQSISEAAS